From one Nitrosococcus halophilus Nc 4 genomic stretch:
- a CDS encoding efflux RND transporter periplasmic adaptor subunit yields MKRYFRYFTAVLGVLVLVAGIFLFLHLRPLAVEIALPQRNIPVQIYGLGTVEARIASEIGFKVAGTLAELHADHGDPVSAQATVARLQQTEQQAQVSRAAAAVSRAMAELKRTRARVEQAQAALVQKQQANRRQQALAARQMVSVETAEETQTEVEIAEAELAVAQSEVAVAAAALSEAQGTHKLEAVRLAHHTLTSPYEGLVVERHKELGTVLAPGEPVFTLIDSHTVWVQAYVDEGRAGELQVGQPAEIRLRSLPHEVFSGQIARIGIESDQVSEERRAYVAFENIPDSFHLHEQAEVLITTGWLEIATLVPQTAVEAFKGTQGQVWTVEDGRLAKREVQLGRQTLDGRLEIVAGLSADAGVVTTLVPGMRQSRWVTVDREAEK; encoded by the coding sequence ATGAAGCGTTATTTCCGATATTTTACGGCTGTCCTGGGGGTGTTAGTGCTGGTAGCCGGGATCTTCCTATTCTTGCATCTGAGACCCCTGGCGGTTGAGATTGCGCTCCCTCAGAGGAATATCCCAGTCCAGATCTACGGCCTAGGCACCGTCGAGGCCCGGATTGCTTCCGAGATCGGGTTTAAAGTCGCCGGCACCTTGGCCGAACTTCACGCCGATCATGGAGATCCTGTCTCGGCCCAGGCCACGGTGGCCCGATTGCAACAGACAGAGCAACAGGCCCAGGTAAGCAGAGCAGCGGCCGCTGTTTCCCGCGCCATGGCTGAACTCAAGCGGACCCGCGCCCGGGTCGAACAGGCCCAAGCGGCGCTTGTCCAGAAACAACAGGCCAACCGGCGTCAACAGGCACTCGCCGCCCGCCAGATGGTCTCTGTTGAAACCGCGGAGGAAACCCAGACAGAAGTCGAGATTGCCGAGGCCGAACTGGCGGTGGCCCAAAGCGAGGTGGCCGTCGCGGCGGCGGCCCTCTCCGAAGCCCAGGGGACCCACAAACTGGAAGCGGTGAGACTTGCCCACCATACCCTCACCAGTCCCTATGAGGGGCTAGTAGTGGAACGCCATAAGGAACTTGGCACCGTCCTCGCCCCCGGTGAACCAGTATTTACACTCATCGATTCCCACACGGTATGGGTCCAAGCCTATGTTGACGAGGGCCGGGCCGGGGAGTTACAAGTGGGCCAACCCGCCGAGATTCGGCTGCGTTCCTTGCCCCATGAGGTCTTTTCTGGGCAGATTGCCCGCATTGGCATAGAGAGCGACCAGGTAAGCGAAGAGCGGCGGGCCTACGTTGCGTTTGAGAATATCCCGGATAGCTTTCATCTCCATGAGCAGGCGGAAGTCCTTATTACGACGGGGTGGTTGGAGATCGCAACCCTGGTCCCCCAAACGGCCGTTGAAGCCTTCAAGGGCACCCAAGGCCAAGTTTGGACCGTGGAAGACGGCCGCTTAGCAAAGCGCGAAGTCCAGTTGGGCCGCCAGACCCTTGACGGCCGGTTGGAGATCGTCGCTGGCTTGTCGGCGGATGCCGGGGTGGTAACGACCTTAGTGCCCGGCATGCGCCAAAGCCGATGGGTGACCGTTGACAGAGAGGCAGAAAAGTGA
- a CDS encoding TetR/AcrR family transcriptional regulator, whose translation MRERKSAEARKAQIIEATLRLADKLGPERLTTETIAKHVGITQPGLFRHFPTKDQLWEAVAHFVGSRLEESWTAVKDTNEPASQQLRALLCTQLRLIQAIPAIPAILFSRELHVHRESLRKGFYELMQHFQKILTEIIARGCASGEFRPEVKPEEAALLMVSIIQGTTLRWSLSDRAFDLAAEGERLFDQLLCGLTACKRDPAGYPLAPETNRE comes from the coding sequence ATGCGGGAGCGTAAAAGCGCCGAAGCGCGGAAAGCACAGATTATTGAGGCCACACTTCGGCTTGCAGACAAGCTAGGCCCCGAGCGTCTCACAACCGAAACGATTGCGAAGCACGTGGGGATCACCCAACCCGGATTATTTCGGCATTTTCCAACCAAGGATCAACTCTGGGAAGCTGTGGCTCACTTTGTAGGTAGCCGTTTAGAGGAGAGTTGGACAGCGGTGAAGGATACGAACGAACCCGCCAGTCAGCAGTTGCGCGCCCTTCTCTGCACCCAGCTCAGACTCATCCAGGCCATACCGGCAATTCCGGCAATTCTCTTTTCCCGGGAACTGCATGTCCATAGAGAAAGCCTTCGGAAAGGCTTCTACGAACTCATGCAGCATTTCCAAAAGATACTCACGGAAATCATTGCTCGAGGCTGCGCCAGCGGCGAGTTTCGCCCTGAAGTAAAGCCTGAGGAAGCCGCCCTCTTGATGGTCAGCATCATCCAGGGAACCACACTCCGTTGGTCCCTGAGCGATCGCGCCTTTGATCTCGCCGCCGAAGGCGAACGATTATTTGATCAATTGCTGTGCGGACTAACCGCCTGCAAACGCGATCCGGCTGGGTATCCCCTAGCCCCAGAGACTAACCGAGAATGA
- a CDS encoding RNA-guided endonuclease InsQ/TnpB family protein, whose amino-acid sequence MIKAFKYRLYPNTAQVRELEIMLETHRRLYNECLAQRKERYETAQESVKYTQQSAWFKSARGANDWYARLNFSSAQATMRRLDKAFQAFFRRIKTGDKPGYPRFKARGRFDSWTYPAHGDGARLLDGKLRLQHIGVVRVRQHRPAQGTIKTVQIKIEAGKWFVIASCEIGDAPPPRTEDTAVGIDVGLEHFLSTDQGEQVDNPRYQKEALRRLRVVGRAVSRKKKGSRNRGKAVSKLRSIHARVSNKRRDHHHKVARDFVSRYAFIAAESLTVKNMVRNRRLSRSISDAGWSQFLNILRAKAESAGSVFVEVPPQGTSQACSGCGAVVRKALSVRQHRCPECGLSLQRDVNAARNILARGQARMEPVWLNVAH is encoded by the coding sequence TTGATTAAAGCATTCAAATACCGACTGTATCCGAACACCGCCCAGGTGCGTGAGCTTGAGATCATGCTTGAAACGCACCGACGCCTGTATAACGAGTGTCTTGCTCAACGAAAAGAGCGCTACGAAACAGCTCAAGAAAGCGTGAAGTACACGCAGCAATCGGCTTGGTTTAAATCCGCCCGCGGCGCGAACGACTGGTACGCTAGGCTCAATTTCTCCTCTGCCCAGGCAACGATGCGGCGCCTCGACAAGGCGTTTCAGGCATTTTTTCGGCGCATTAAGACAGGCGATAAACCCGGTTATCCGCGCTTCAAGGCGCGTGGTCGCTTCGATAGCTGGACATACCCGGCGCACGGCGACGGCGCGCGGTTGCTCGATGGCAAACTGCGCCTTCAGCACATTGGCGTGGTTAGGGTACGCCAACATCGCCCTGCGCAAGGCACGATCAAAACCGTACAGATCAAGATTGAAGCCGGAAAGTGGTTCGTCATCGCCAGTTGCGAAATCGGTGATGCGCCACCGCCTCGGACTGAAGATACGGCTGTCGGTATTGATGTTGGATTGGAGCATTTCCTGTCCACCGATCAAGGCGAGCAGGTCGATAATCCGCGCTACCAAAAAGAAGCATTGCGCCGGCTGCGCGTTGTTGGGCGCGCTGTTTCGCGTAAGAAAAAAGGCAGCCGAAACCGAGGTAAAGCGGTTTCCAAGCTGCGCTCGATACACGCCCGAGTGTCCAACAAAAGACGGGACCACCACCACAAGGTGGCCCGCGATTTCGTGAGTCGATACGCTTTCATCGCGGCGGAAAGCCTGACCGTAAAAAACATGGTCAGGAACCGCCGGTTGAGTCGGTCGATTTCGGATGCTGGCTGGAGCCAGTTTCTGAACATACTCCGTGCCAAGGCTGAAAGCGCCGGGTCGGTGTTTGTCGAAGTTCCTCCGCAAGGCACATCGCAAGCGTGCTCCGGCTGCGGAGCAGTCGTGCGAAAGGCGCTCTCCGTGCGCCAGCACAGATGCCCCGAATGCGGTTTGTCTCTGCAAAGAGATGTCAACGCGGCCAGAAATATCTTGGCGCGTGGCCAGGCTCGGATGGAGCCTGTGTGGCTTAACGTGGCGCATTAG
- the tnpA gene encoding IS200/IS605 family transposase, translating to MSRYAKNSGAVFALKYHLVWCPKYRRSVLVDGVAKRLDQLIREVANEFEMTVHAMEIMPDHVHLFVESDPRWCVAEIVNRFKGRSSRILRSEFPVLRSRLPTLWSRSYYAGTVGHVSEESVRRYIENQTGK from the coding sequence ATGTCTCGTTACGCCAAGAATTCTGGGGCGGTTTTCGCTCTCAAATATCACTTGGTCTGGTGCCCCAAATACCGTCGCAGCGTGTTGGTTGATGGCGTCGCTAAACGTCTTGATCAGTTGATACGCGAAGTCGCAAACGAATTTGAAATGACAGTGCATGCGATGGAGATCATGCCGGACCACGTACACCTGTTCGTCGAATCCGACCCTCGCTGGTGCGTTGCCGAGATAGTCAATCGCTTTAAGGGTCGAAGCAGTCGTATCTTGCGTTCCGAATTTCCAGTTTTGCGTAGCCGTTTGCCGACCCTCTGGAGTCGCAGTTACTACGCTGGCACGGTGGGCCACGTATCCGAAGAGAGCGTTCGCCGCTACATTGAAAACCAAACGGGAAAGTAG
- a CDS encoding ABC transporter permease, with protein sequence MNLAYRDIRHHLGRFILTCFGLSLLLGVVLSMIGIYRGLVDDALVLVRTPQAQLWVVESGTRGPFAEASRIPGAAREAIARLHGITAAGAVTYQSLELKHRGRKLRLYVVGFEPGRPGGPQKITAGRPITRAHYELIADRRTGLALGERIRLGDQTFTVVGLTEDQVDSGGNPVVYMTLLDTQELQFELEGAIARHYAAHGVLPETDTINAVVARVSPHVSVENVAAAASRWKHLSALTQPQQEVLLLESVVEKARQQIGLFTALLLAVSAVIIALIIYTMTIDKTREIATLKLIGAPDRTIAGLIVQQALAMGVIGFALGAGLIASVAEHFPRRVILQPEDGLALGGVVILVCLLSSVLGLRLALRIDPAQALGG encoded by the coding sequence GTGAATCTTGCCTACCGTGACATCCGCCACCATCTCGGGCGTTTTATCCTGACCTGCTTCGGCCTGAGCCTCTTGCTTGGGGTCGTCCTCTCGATGATTGGTATTTACCGGGGCTTGGTGGATGATGCGCTCGTCCTGGTGCGTACCCCCCAGGCTCAGCTCTGGGTGGTCGAATCCGGCACCCGAGGTCCCTTTGCCGAAGCCTCGCGTATTCCCGGGGCCGCCCGCGAGGCCATTGCCCGACTCCATGGCATCACCGCGGCTGGAGCAGTCACCTATCAATCCTTAGAGCTGAAGCACCGCGGCCGCAAACTGCGACTTTATGTGGTCGGCTTCGAACCTGGCAGGCCCGGAGGTCCTCAAAAAATCACCGCCGGGCGACCCATCACCCGCGCCCATTATGAACTCATCGCCGACCGCCGAACGGGATTGGCACTCGGCGAGAGAATCCGCCTTGGCGACCAGACATTCACGGTAGTGGGGTTGACCGAGGACCAAGTGGACTCCGGGGGAAACCCGGTCGTCTATATGACGTTGCTTGACACCCAGGAGTTGCAATTCGAGCTAGAAGGGGCCATCGCCCGTCATTACGCAGCCCACGGTGTATTACCGGAGACTGATACCATCAATGCCGTCGTGGCCAGGGTCTCCCCCCATGTATCGGTTGAAAACGTGGCCGCAGCCGCCTCACGCTGGAAACATTTATCAGCCCTAACGCAACCCCAGCAGGAGGTGCTGCTGCTGGAATCGGTGGTCGAGAAGGCGCGTCAACAAATCGGGCTGTTCACTGCCCTCCTGCTGGCTGTCTCGGCCGTAATCATCGCCCTTATTATCTATACCATGACCATAGACAAGACGCGGGAGATCGCCACGCTTAAACTTATCGGCGCGCCCGATCGGACAATCGCGGGCCTCATCGTGCAACAGGCACTGGCGATGGGAGTCATCGGCTTTGCACTGGGTGCTGGCCTCATTGCGTCCGTTGCGGAACACTTCCCCCGCCGAGTCATTCTCCAACCCGAAGACGGACTGGCATTGGGCGGCGTGGTAATCCTCGTATGCCTGCTGTCCAGCGTGCTCGGTCTACGTCTGGCGCTCCGTATCGATCCCGCCCAAGCACTCGGAGGATAA
- a CDS encoding YncE family protein, whose protein sequence is MKERSYFPTCHAFALTLSVMILMFFAPRVQGEILAMLNYETKPEQIVRKEGLAIIDVDPKSPTFGKMLMDIPLPPDLVAHHIYYNKDHSKAYVTALGKSILHVLDMTQFPYRMKGVAIPECKVLEDMTFSKDNQTWYLTCMGSDNVIVGNATTDKPIKSIEAPPPGPPFVRYPHGIALHEGIDRLLVTSTVRHSDLGDPGETITVIKPSTGKVLSTHKVSMKPSPSGAAPVEVYFLPDSNPPLAYITNMYEGTLWSAVWDPNQEAFDFQQVADFAPRGQGVPLAMQFNRKGDRLFVTTAKPGHLNIFDISNPQTPKLLQTIPAAPGAHHLELSPDERYAFVQNSLLNLPEMSDGSISVIDLVKGEAIAQIDTLKNQGFNPNCLVLLPEWSGGSHSH, encoded by the coding sequence ATGAAAGAAAGATCTTACTTTCCCACTTGCCATGCTTTTGCGCTGACTCTTAGCGTCATGATCCTGATGTTTTTTGCCCCCCGGGTTCAGGGGGAAATACTCGCTATGCTTAATTACGAGACGAAACCGGAGCAGATCGTCCGCAAGGAAGGGCTAGCAATCATTGATGTTGACCCCAAATCACCCACCTTTGGCAAAATGTTAATGGATATTCCCCTCCCTCCTGACTTGGTAGCCCACCATATTTATTACAATAAGGATCACAGCAAAGCCTATGTAACTGCCCTTGGGAAAAGCATTTTACATGTCCTGGATATGACCCAGTTTCCCTACCGAATGAAAGGGGTCGCCATTCCTGAATGTAAGGTTCTGGAAGACATGACCTTCTCAAAGGATAACCAAACTTGGTATCTCACCTGCATGGGCTCCGATAATGTGATTGTAGGCAATGCCACCACGGATAAACCCATCAAGAGCATCGAGGCCCCACCCCCAGGCCCCCCCTTCGTGCGTTATCCCCATGGAATTGCCCTTCACGAAGGCATTGATCGTCTATTGGTTACGAGTACGGTACGGCACTCGGATCTAGGCGATCCGGGAGAAACGATTACGGTAATTAAGCCCAGCACGGGGAAGGTGCTTTCTACCCACAAGGTCTCCATGAAACCTTCTCCTTCAGGGGCAGCCCCCGTAGAGGTTTACTTCCTGCCCGACTCTAATCCACCACTGGCCTATATCACCAATATGTATGAAGGAACGCTCTGGTCGGCCGTTTGGGACCCGAACCAAGAAGCTTTCGATTTCCAGCAAGTGGCGGACTTCGCCCCCCGCGGCCAGGGCGTTCCCCTAGCCATGCAGTTCAACCGCAAGGGTGATCGGCTTTTCGTAACCACCGCCAAACCCGGTCATTTGAACATTTTTGATATTAGCAATCCCCAAACCCCTAAACTGCTGCAGACCATTCCGGCGGCTCCCGGCGCTCACCACTTGGAATTGTCACCCGATGAACGTTACGCTTTCGTCCAGAATAGCCTCCTCAACTTGCCGGAAATGAGCGATGGTTCCATCAGCGTGATTGATCTCGTAAAAGGCGAGGCCATTGCTCAAATTGATACCCTTAAAAATCAAGGATTCAATCCCAATTGCCTCGTACTTCTCCCTGAATGGAGTGGGGGTAGCCATTCACATTAA